DNA sequence from the Alkaliphilus metalliredigens QYMF genome:
TAATTCCATTTTCGACAATGCACTTTAGGTTTCATCAATAGGTACGATAAGAATAAATTCAGTTCCTTTACCCACTTCGCTATTGACTTTAATTCTTCCATTTAAAGAAAGTACAATATGCTTTACGATGGCCAAACCTAATCCAGTACCACCAACCTTACGTGTTCTCGCTTTATCAACACGATAAAAGCGTTCAAAAAGACGTGGGATATCCTTTTTGGGGATCCCAACCCCACAATCTTTAACTGAGAACACTACATGATTATACTTCTTATAGGCTGAAATCTGAACTCGCCCACCTTCTGATGTGTATTTCAAGGCATTATCAATTAAATTGATGAACATTTGTTTAAACCAGTCTTGATTTCCTATTAGTATGGGCAGATTTAACTCGACTTGCGATCCCAAACGAATACTTTTATTTTGGGCAATGGGTGTCATCATTTCAATTACATCCTTAAGGGCTTCATTAGTTTTAATTCCTTGGCCGGCTAAATGGCTATGATTGTTTTCTATTTCAGAGAGGGTTAAAATATCGTTAATTAAGCGTGCTAGTCTTTCAGTTTCAATGTCAATAATATCTAAAAAACGCATTTTTGTTTCTTCATCCTCAATGGCTCCAGATTTTAGAGTCTCAATAAAGCCACTGATAGACGTTAAGGGTGTTTTTAATTCATGAGAGACATTAGCTACAAACTCAGAACGCATTTTTTCTAGCTTTCTAATCTCACTTACATCCTCCATTAACGCAACGAGACCAATAATCCTTGTTGGATCATGCTCTAGCTGAATTGGATTAGTATACACCTTCAGAATTCTTTCCTTCGGTTCCTTAAGTGTCACTTCAATTTGTTTTGCCTCATTTTTTTCAAATATTTCTTTAATTTGTTCATCCAATAAATTATTTCTAATGACTTCAAGTATATGCTTTCCCATAGCCTCTTCCATCGTAGTGTTAAACAATTTTTCTGCAGCAGGGTTTAATAAAATGACCTGACTTTTGTTATCCACTGCTACGATCGGATTAATAATACTTGTTAAAAGGGCTTTGAACTTTGTATTACTCTGTGATAGTTGACTAATGGTATGCTTTAAGTGATCTGCCATATCGTTAAAATGATCTCCTAGTTGCCCCATTTCATCGTTAGAAACAACACGAACCCGCTTGTCAAAGCGTCCTTTTGCAATTTCATTAGACATTTCTGTCATTTCCTTAATTGGCTCCATGATCTTTCGAATAAAACGATATCCTAGTATTGATGCCGCAATTAGGCCAATAATTATAGAGATTCCAATATAATAATAAAGCCTTTCATTGATTCGTTGAATTTCTAATAAATTGATGGCTAGCCTGACAATTCCAATGTTTTCTTCACTAAATTGTACAGGGATGGCAATGTACATCATATCTATATTAACTGTTTCACTATGACGTATTGCTCTCCCAAGTCCGTCCTCATAAGCCATTTGAACTTCTGGTCGATTTCTGTGGTTCTCAATAACCCCTTCAGCAGCTAATGAATCCGCCAGTACTTCTCCACTTTGGTCTATAATTGTCACCCGCACCTCAGCTTTGCTACCGTACTCTTCTGCAATTCGTTGTAATTCAGCTGGTTTTAAATCCACTTCCTTCTCCATAATAAAGGATTCAATGAGCTTGGCATTGGAAATCAGGCGTCTCTCTAACTCGTTCATATGACTAGTTCGAATCAGACTTAATGAAAGAAATCCCGTTAAGAGAATCCCTATGAGCAAGAGAATCACAAAGGTCCCAAATATCTTTTTTTGCATTTCTTCACCTACTTCATCTTATATCCGACGCCCCTAATGGTTTCAATATATTCACCACTTTGGTCGTCACCTATTTTCTTCCTAAGGTGGCGAATATGTACATCTACAGTACGGGTTTCCCCAAAGTAATCATATCCCCATACTTCATCTAATAACAGGTTTCTTGATAGTACCTTACCTCTGTTTTCTGCTAAAATTCTAACCAGCTCAAATTCTTTTAATGTGAGCTCAATTGGTTGATCCTTTATTCGAACCTCATGCTTTTCAGTGTCAATCATCAAATCCTTGACTACCAGTTTAATTGCTCTCACTGTTTGTTTTTCTTCACTTCTTCTTAAAACTGCCTTGATGCGAGCAACCAATTCTCGTATGCTAAAGGGCTTCGTCATATAATCATCAGCGCCTAGCTCTAACCCTAAAATGCGGTCAGTTTCTTCACCCATAGCCGTTAGCATGATAATTGGTGTTTTGTCATAATCGTCCATTCTTCTAATTCGCTTGCAAACCTCTATCCCATCTATTCCTGGTAACATTAAGTCTAACACAATTAAGTCCACATCATTGTTTTTCACCAACTCAATACTTTCTTCTCCATTATCACTTGTCAATACTGAAAAACCATTTTTCTCCAAGTTAAACTTAATTAATTCAATAATATGCTCCTCATCATCTACAACCAATATATTCTTCCCGTTCATTTAGAAGCCTCCTTTTTACTTTAATTGGATAAGAGCCGCCATTCGCCCCGTTACACCTTTTTCCTTTCGATGAGAGTAAAATAGATCTGTTCGACAAGCAGTACAAAGACCACTTGTTATTATATTTCTATCTTGTACACCAATTTCCTTCAAGGCAACAATGTGTGCCCGCCACAGATCCAACATATATTTGCCTTCTCCCATTGGTTTTACAAAGGTAGCTGTCTGTGTAAAGTTTGTGTTAAATTCATCAATGACCTCTTTGTTCACTTCATAACAGCAAGGACCAATTGATGGTCCAATGGCAACAATAACATTTTGAGGATTTGTTCCAAAGTGTGTCATCATTTTTTTCACGGTTTTTTGAGCAATTTTCATCTGTGTTCCTCTCCAGCCACCATGCGTCGTTGCTACCACTCTATGGTCTGGATCCACGAAAAACAAGGGTACACAATCAGCATAATAAGTCATCAGTGGGACACCTCTTTGATTGGTGATCATGCCATCAAAACCATCTGTTCCGTCACCTGTTTTACAGGATTCTCCTACAATCTTGATTTGATCTCCATGAACTTGATTTGATCTCTGTACCTGACTTGGGTTGATACCCACTGCTTCACAAAAGTGCTTGGTATTTTCAATAACAGTCTCATAATCGTCCTTGGTTTTACGCCCTAGATTCAAACTATCATAGGGGCCTTCACTCTTCCCTCCAATTCTCGTGCTAAAACCATGTTTTAGCCATTCAAATTGTTGAAACGCTTCAATCTCAAAATAAGTAACACCTTCTTTGATAATTTGTACAAATGACATATTGTCCCCTCCTATACCCGAAGATAAAATCTCTTTTGATAAAATAAAGAGCAAGAGATTTAACTCCTGCCCTCACGCTGTCCCTGCTTAACTATATATTAAGCTTCTTCTGGTTTTTCTTTTAGAAGCTTTTTTAACTCATCCATAAATGTATTGATATCTTTAAATTCCCTATAGACTGAAGCAAATCTCACATAGGCCACTTCATCTAACTGCTTTATCTGATCTATCACTAATGTGCCAATAAATTCCGTTGTAATTTCCTTTTCCATAGAGTTGTATAACTGCTTTTCGATATGATCTACAATGGCTTCAATTTTATTTAATGGCACAGGCCGTTTTTCACAGGCCCGAATCATACCATTTAAAACTTTGTTTCGGTTAAATGATTCACGGTTTCCGCTTTTTTTGACAACAATTAAGGGGATTTCTTCGATTTTTTCATAAGTCGTAAATCGCTTATGACATGATACACACTCTCTTCTTCGTCTAATTGCTTGTCCTTCATCAGTTGGTCTTGAATCAACTACCTTAGATTCAAAATGTGAACAAAAGGGACAGTTCATCAACTCACCTCCCATTTTTTTATGACACTGTCATAACCTATATGTTTTCATTATAATATAGACCTTATGGGAAGTCTATTCCTTTTTATTTAATCGCTTTGATCGGATAAAACCCTTCATCGTCGTTCTCCACTCTTGGTTCTACTGGCCCTTTTATCTCAACCAATATCACATCAACACCAATATGTTTAATTTCACCCCAAGTCACCTCTTGCTCTTCTTCTTTTCCAAATAACCCCATCATTCTTCCTTCAATAGGTACAATAATGGCAGTGACCCTTCCTCTTTCCATATCCACTTCTAAGTCTGAAATATAGCCGAGCTTTTTGCCATCTGTGATACTCACTACTTCTTTCTCCGTTAAATCTGATGCTCTTATCATCGTTTGTCCCCCTTTGCATTAAACAATTACTTGACTTTGTTATTTACAAACTCTTAGTAGGTAGATCATTAACTCCCTCTAGATTAAGTCTCATTATATATTTATGGACTTCCTGTCTTCTTTATGACACTGTTATGGTAAATTTCTTTTAGACTACTAAAGAGAACTCCCTTATATGTTTTTACGCATATGCTTTAAAGCAGTTTTTTCAAGTCTAGAAACTTGTGCTTGTGAAATTCCAATTTCGTCTGCCACTTCCATTTGTGTTCGTCCTTCAAAAAAGCGTAAATTCAAAATATGCTTTTCTCGATTATTTAACCTCCTCATGGCTTCTCTTAATGCAATACCATCGATCCAGGTTTCATCTTCACTTTTTTCGTCACGGATCTGATCCATTACAAAAATTGCATCTCCACTATCATGGTAAATTGGTTCAAACAATGATACTGGATCTTGTATTGCATCTAAAGCAAACACCACATCTTCTCTAGGTATATTTAGATTCGCTGCAATCTCAGCTACAGAAGGTTCCTTAGATTTCTGATTTGTCAACTGATCTCTAACTTGTAATGCCTTATAAGCAGTGTCTCTTAGAGAACGACTCACCCGTATGGAGTTATTATCTCTTAGGTACCTTCTGATTTCTCCAATGATCATTGGTACTGCATATGTAGAAAATCTAACATTATGCCTCAAGTCAAAATTATCAATGGCTTTGATCAAGCCAATACATCCCACTTGAAACAAATCATCTACATGTTCCCCTCTATTATTAAATCTTTGTATCACACTTAGAACTAATCGCAGATTACCCTGGATAAACTCCTCTCTAGCACTGTTATCCCCTTGTTTAATAAGACCAAAGAGATGTCTCATATAATCATTTTTCAATACTGGTAATTCTGATGTGTTTACTCCGCAAATTTCCACTTTGTTAATATGCATTGTTCTTCTCCAGTCCCTTCGCTATGAATTACCCCTTTTCTTATTTAAATTATTGACGAATTATCTAAAAAAAATAATCATCCGAGGACGATTATTTTAAATCAAACGATTAATTTCTTTTTTTAGCCTGATTATGATTCGTTTTTCCAGTCTTGAAATATAAGATTGAGATATTCCCAGGAGATCAGCCACTTCTTTTTGTGTTCTCTCCTTTCCTGTTTGTAGTCCAAATCTCAGTTCCATTATTTTCCTTTCCCTTTTGGACAGTTTTTTAAGTGCGAACTTCAATAATTCCTTATCTACCTCTTCTTCTAAGAATTTATAAATAATATCATTATCAGTTCCTAAAATATCCGAAAGTAGTAATTCATTCCCATCCCAATCAATGTTCAATGGCTCATCAAATGAGACTTCCATTTTGACTTTGCTATTTCTTCTGAGATACATCAAAATTTCATTTTCGATACATCGAGAAGCATAGGTTGCTAGCTTGATATTCTTGTCCGGATTAAAGGTATTAACAGCTTTAATGAGGCCAATGGTTCCTATGGAAATTAGATCCTCTACACCAATTCCTGTATTTTCAAATTTTCTTGCAATATACACGACTAACCTCAAATTTCTTTCTATTAATATGGTTCGAACGGTACTTTCATCATTCTTCAGCTTATTGATCAGAAACCGCTCTTCATCATGGGATAATGGAGGCGGCAGCGCCTCACTGCCTCCAATATAATAGACAGTATCTTCTCTAAATATATTTAGTTTTTTTAGTATCTTCATGACATAAAACTGATACATCATTTTAATTTTACTTATCCATAATTTCACCTTGTCTACCTCCAATGCTTTAATTAGTCAATTTACACTAAATCGGGGTGCAGTAATGCCCGATAATCCTCGTTCTTAGAGAGTTTTTTATGGTAAATTGCAATGATCGTGTCCTGAGTCTCCTTCATTATTGAATTGTTTTCAATCGAAACACGATCCGGCTTGAAACCAACTAACATGCCATTTTCCGTTCCCAATGCCTGAAAAGGAATCATTCTAATTCTTGTCATCCATGATTGATTATCTAATAATAGGGCAACTTGTTTATAATCAATTGTAGTTGACTGGTTGAATATTCTTTTAACCTCTTCCGGCAGTAAGTTAGTAATGGCTTCATATTCAACAATGATGACAGGGTAGTTAGTCAGTGGATCTGTTAAGGAGTTTCCTGTATCTACTAATCCTTGAACTTCTACTGAGATTCCATTGATTTCTATCAATATCTTAGTAAAAACTTTTTCTCTACTAATCTGTTTTTGTATATATCCCCAACAAAAATGAATTAATATATACCCAATCCCACAGGAAACTAAGATGTTTTTAAGCGAGACATTAGTGATGTAAAAAATGCCATTGCTGACTATTCCATTAAAATTAGTAAAATAAAACAGAGCAAATCCAGCCCCTCCAAATATTAGAGTAATTAAATAAAAAATCCCTAATAGTCTAAAAAAATCCTTGAATCGATAAGGCGAAAACGCTACCACAATAATCAACATAGAGCACGCTACCTTCATCATCATGGAGAACATGAAGTGAAGAGAAGGAAAAAAAATAATAAATGCATATAAAGCGCCTAATGACGATGCCAATACCAATAAAAGCTTTTTACTCTGATATTTGGCAAATCGAGCTGTTAATGAAAGAATAATAAAGTTCATTACAAAATTCTCTAAAAATACATACTCAGCATAAAGAATCACATCATTCCCTCCTCTTTAAGGGACACAATCCTATTATTATACAATTATTCAATTTTGAAATGCTTTATGTCTATTATATTGGATCTCGTACTTTTTTTTTGTCACTTTATGAAGTCGAAATGGTACTTTGTCCCTCGTATTTCTGAATTTTTTGTTGAACGATAATTTTTGTTTACATAATATGTTTACAGGAAACAGGACAACAAAAGACCTGTATTTAATACAGATCTTTGTAGTTTACTATCTTATTGAGTTTTTGTGGATAATGTAAATTTTGTTAACTATATATCTATTTCTTTCTTCTTAAAAAAATTGGAATATCTAGATCATCATTGCGCTCACTTTTTAACTTGTCTTCCTTTGTAGCTGCCACCTCTTCATCTTGAGAGAGTGGGTTTTTCTTTTCGTCTCTAGGATCCTTAGATAATAAGCTTTTTTCAAAGCCTGTTGCAATAACTGTAATGCGAATTTCATCCTTTAACTCTTCGTCGATCACAGCACCAAAGATAATATTTGCGTCTTCGTCGGCTGCCTCAGTAACCAACTCAGCAGCTTCATTTACTTCAAATAATCCCATATTTGCACCACCAGTAATATTTAAGAGGACTCCCTTTGCCCCCGTAATGGAAGTTTCTAGCAGCGGACTTTGAATCGCTTGTTTTGCTGCTTCCGCAGCACGATTTTCTCCACTAGCTCGTCCGATTCCCATATGTGCTAAACCTTGCTCAAGCATTATGGTTTTGACATCTGCAAAGTCTAGGTTAACAAGTCCAGGTACTGCAATCAAATCCGAAATACCTTGAACTCCTTGCTTTAAGACGTCATCTGCCATTCTAAAGGCTTCTAGCATTGTTGTTTTCTTTTCAATCACTTGTAGCAATCGATCATTAGGAATGGTCACTAGGGTGTCCACACGTTCCTTTAGTTGCGCTGTTCCTTGCTCCGCATGTAACATTCTTCTTTTTCCTTCAAATGTAAAGGGCTTCGTGACAACTCCTACAGTCAAAATTCCCAATTCTTTGGCTATTTCAGCAACAACAGGAGCAGCTCCTGTTCCTGTTCCACCACCCATTCCAGCAGTCACAAATACCATATCTGCGCCTTGCAGTATTTGAGAAATATCCTCTCTGCTTTCTTCAGCAGCCTTTTGTCCAACATCTGGATTTGCACCTGCCCCTAATCCTCTTGTCAGTTTTTCTCCAATTTGGATTTTATGCTCTGCCTTAGAAGTAAATAAAGCTTGTTTATCTGTGTTAATCGCAATAAATTCTACACCTTTTAAGCCGGATTCAATCATTCGGTTAACAGCATTATTTCCTGCACCACCAACACCTATGACTTTAATTTGTGCAAATTGTTCCATGGCAACATCAAATTCTAACACAGTCTATTACCCCCTCATTATGTAAATAAATTTTTCGCGTTTATTATCGTTTCTTCATCTATCAATATCCTTTTTACTGTATCATAGGTTAAGATTATAATCTATGGGTCAAAGGGCTATTAAAAGTACTATAGACTTATTCAACAAAAAGACTCTATTTCCTTTTTTTCAATCATATTAAAGTGGAAAAATAAAAAAACTATTCCGTTGAATTAGATCCAGAACGTAATCGTTCCAATAAGTATCGCCGTATCATGGCAAAATTATGGAATAATCTACCTCCAAATGCAAATATAGCTGCATAATACAATGGTACCCCTAGCTTATCTCCTATATAGGCAAGAAAACCTGCTAATATCGCATTACCAAAAAAACCAGAAACAAATATTTCTGTATTAAATTTATCCTCCATATTGGCTCTAATTGCGCCAAATACAGAATCCATACATGCTAGAATTGCAACAGAAATGTACAGAGAGTATGCCACAGGGTATTGAATCGGCAAGTAGAGTCCAAGTAAAATCCCCCCCAGTAAACCAACCAGTGCTAAAATCATTTTCTATTCACCTTCCTTTGGTATCGCATAGTTAAATTGAGTGCTACCTTGAAATTTTGCAATTCTGACTCGCTCACTAACCTGTGTTTCAATACCTAATCCCCAAATGTCCCTTAAGTTAATTGCAGTTGTACCCGGAGCCCTTACAGCCGCAGCTAGTGTTTGTGTATCTCCAATGGCTCTAATAACAAATGGCTGTCCATAGGTATATCCATTAATTGTAATGGTTGGGCCTGTGCAAATAATTTCTGATTTACTAGTGAGTATTTGACCATTTATTGAGATAGCTTCAGCTCCAGCGATCTTTAAATCATTGACAATACCCAGTACATCGGCTTCATGAATCACCACATCGTTAGGCTCTTCTCCTTCGTACAAGTCCCTCTCGCTATCAGTCATACGGACTGTCACGCCGGGTCCTTCTAAGTCTATCATACCTGATGTCAACATCATATTATCAATTTCAGCCTCTAAAATATCTTGAATCCCTTTTCCATCAGCGATAGCTTGTTCATATTCATTTAAACGGTTTTCACTTTGTACGACTAATGCTCTTAGGTTATTAGTCCGTTCCAGTTCCGTTTTAACAGCATTTTGCAAATCAGAAATTGTCCTAATATCTACATGTTCATATTCAGCATCTGCATTTTTCCACTGAAAAGTTAAACCAAATCCAAATAGGAAAAAGGTAAAAATGATAATCCAACTTTTGTTTGCCATTTTCATAGTAGACCCCCATTATCTATTCATACTACAGATTTTCTATGGGCTTAGCAAATTGATAATCGATAACTCTGCTGTATCTGGGAATTGTCAACTCACTTTCCTTCCGAACTTCTATATTCAATCTTTCATAGTGCTGTCGAATTTCCCATATGATTCCATATCTCATATTTAAGGATGATTCCAAATCTTCTGGACTCCCAATTGCAGTAATCATAAAAGGTGGTGACGTTGGTACATCGTTGATCATCACGCTATTTGATGTCAAATAAACTTCAGTAGTTGCAATATATCGTTGATTATTAATTGAAATTGCTTCTGCTCCAGCAGCATTAAGTACATTAATTAGGGATAATAAAATTTCATAGTTATACATAATCAAGCTGACTTCTCCAGTGCCAGCATATTCAGCATCTGCTGGGGGGTCTGCAATCGTAATGCTCACTCCTGGACCCTGTAGTGCTTTGCTTCCTGACATGATTTGAAAACGATCTAAATCATTCCTCAAGTTTCTAATAATCAAATTTTCATCCGCCTCAGAAATCTCATATTCACGAAGTCTTTTTTCCAGCTCTGTTAACTCTTCATTAAGACGGGTTCTCTCACCACGCAATTCACTTAATTGCATAGCCAGTTCTTGAGCTTTGTGTGTAGATAAAAACCCTTCCCCTTCTCTATCCCTAACAGTTTTAAGCTGCATTGAAATGGTTAATCCTAAAATAGCACATAGGATTCCCACCGCAAGCTTCCCTTTAAATGCCTTCATCACTCTTCATCTCCTTGTTCCCTTTGGTCCTTTACTGAAATATGACCCTCATAACGCATATCTACTGTTGCGCTGCGAATTCCACGTGTATACAATTCAACTAATACTTCATCTAAGGCCACCATGCTATACCCTGGATCTCTAACATTACCTAATAGTACGGTTATCCCATCAAATGTAATTAAATTAACCTCATTAGGTTCACTAATATTCACTTCAGAAATCATATCATAAATTGTCGTTTCCCTAGCAGCCCTTAAAAGTCCTAATGCAATTTCAAGCTGTTCATCATTATGGGTTTCGATTATTTCTCCTACTTTGAAGTTCTTCAACTCTATCCCTGTAATAATGGTTAGATCGTCTGCCAGATAGCTGTCAATAGCCTTTAAAATTACCGTGTTCTCGTCTATATAGATATACGATCCCATATAGGTTATTATAGCATATTCCTCACGCTCCTTCACATGAATTTTCATGGTGTTAGGAAAGCTCCGTTTCACTTGTGTTTCACTTATATAAGGATGGGCGGTGATGTTCTTTTCAATTGTTTCCAAGTTATATTTCAGTAAGTTTCGATTATAAACTAATTGAGATGCCTCGATGATTTCTTCAAAATTAATTTCATTCTGACCTTGTACTTCAACATGTTTTAAGTTCATTAAGTCTGACTGTAAAATATAGTATATTCCTGATAAAATAATAATAATTGCAAATAAGATAGATGTTAGTGTTCTTTTTAGCTTCCTACGAACTACTCGTTTTTTACGATAACCCTCATTAATCGGCATTTGAACTCCCTTCCTTCACCTTCGGTGTCTAGCTTGTCCCTCATCCGAACAATGAAAGTGCAGCCCATACTTAGCTGCTTGCTTTCATTTTTCTTTTATACCTTTGTAATTTGTGCACCCACTTGTTGCAATACTTCATGAATATCATCATACCCTCTATCCACATGTTTTGCATTTTCAATAATTGTTGTTCCTTCTGCAGCTAAGCCAGCAATAATGAGTGCTGCCCCACCTCTTAAGTCCTTTGCCGACACAGTGGCTCCAGTTAATTTAGGAACCCCTCTTATAATGGCTACACGGCCATCCACCTTAATATTTGCTCCCATTCGAATTAATTCCTCTGCATGCTTATAACGGTTTTCAAAAATATTTTCAGCAAAAACACTGATGCCATCTCCCATAGTCATTAAGGCCATCATCTGTGATTGCATATCCGTAGGAAATCCAGGATAAGGTAGGGTTCTTATGGAGTCAATGGCTTTTAGTTTAGTAGGACTCACTAATTGAACTGATTGATTGGAACACGTGATGTTACATCCAGCTTCCCTTAATTTGTATATGACTGATTGTATATGCTCTGGTATCACATTAGATAATGTAACTTTTCCTTTAGTAGCCGCTGCGGCTGCCAGATAGGTACCTGCCACAATACGATCGGGAATAATCCTGTGTTCTACACTATGGAGTTTCTTAACTCCTTCAATGTAAACTGTGGCACTTCCTGCCCCTGAAACCTTTCCACCCATTGCATTTAAAAAGTTTTCTAAATCCAAAATTTCTGGCTCTCTGGCAGCATTTCTAATAATTGTCGTACCTTCTGCAAACACCGCTGCCAATATACTGTTTTCCGTGGCTCCGACACTTGGAAAGTCCAATTGAATCTCGCAGCCCTTTAATTGTTTTGCTTCACAGATTAGATACCCATGTTTTTCTTCAATTTTTGTTCCCATTTCTCGCAAGGATTTTAAGTGTAAGTCAATGGGCCTAGGGCCAATTTCACATCCTCCAGGATAGCTAATCTTAATCTTACCACAACGAGATAATATAGCACCTAAGATAATAATGGAAGATCTCATTTCTCTAACTAGGTGTTCAGGAATTTCATGATTATCTAACTCACTTGAGTCGACAATCATGGTATTCCCTTCTCTTTTCACATGACAACCCACGGATTCTAAAATACCTGTCATGACTTTTACATCGGATAAGTTTGGTATATCATGAATCACATTGAGAGAACCATTTAATACAGTTGCTGCTAATATGGGTAAAACCGAGTTTTTTGCCCCACTTACGCGCATCTCCCCCTCTAGCTTCTTCCCACCTTCAATGATAAAGCGACTCATCATTTAGCACCTCCAGCATGAAATCTATCTATATTCATCCAAATGATGGTTGATCATCATATGTCTGAAAAAACAAATATATAACCATACTATGCTAAATTTCTGGAGGTGTGTCACTTTTCTATTTTCAACTTTTGATCATTGAAATGACTTCGGCATAGATCATTTCTAAAGCTTGAGTCTTGGCTGAAAGAGCGCTAGCCTTTGCCATTTGCTCTAGCCGCTTTTTATCACTTAACAGACCCGTTATTTCCAAGTAAAGCCGATCGGCGTTTAATACTTCTTCCTTAATCATAATCGCTGCACCTTTCTCTTCCAGCGCCTTGGCATTAAATTCTTGATGATTTCCTGCGGTATAGGATTTAGGGATGATAATCGCTGGTTTTCCTACGGCGGTAACTTCAGCAATGGTGATGGCACCTGCACTACAGATCAACAAGTCACATGCTTTAAGGGCATGCGGCATATTTGTTAAATAAGGAAGCACATCATTATAGCGTAAAGTATCTTGTTTTTTTCCTAGCTGCAGTTTGATTGTTTCGAAGTGTCTTTGTCCCGTCACCAATAGGATCTTGAAATCGTTATTTGGATGCTTCTTAAGTAGATTTACCACAGTCTCATTGATTCTCGCAGCACCTCCACTTCCTCCCACCACGAGAATCAGGTGTTTTTTACTTCCTGAGTTATATTTTTGTGTGGCTTCTTCTTGACTGATTTCTAAGAATTCTCTTCGAATTGGATTGCCTGTTATAATAAGCTTTTCCTTGCTCTTGAAGTACCGCTCTGCTTCTTCAAAGCTTAGGGCAATTCGATCTACATAGTTTCCTAGTACCCTATTTGTGAGCCCTGGAAACACATTTTGCTCATGGATTAATGTCTTATAGCCTAATTTGGTGGCCATATAAAGTACTGGCCCACAAACAAATCCTCCAGTCCCGATAACCACATCTGGATTAAAATCCTTAATTAATCTTCTTGCCTCCACTAATCCCTTAATCAACTTCGCAATACTCTTTACATTATGAAAAGAAATTTTCCTTCTCAAATAACTCACTGTAATATGTTTGATTTCGTAGCCCGCCTTTGGTATCAGTTCACTTTCTAGTCCTTTGGCTGTTCCGACAAATTGTATTTTTGCCTGGGGATGTTT
Encoded proteins:
- the murG gene encoding undecaprenyldiphospho-muramoylpentapeptide beta-N-acetylglucosaminyltransferase; this encodes MRIMISGGGTGGHIYPAIAIANQITEKHPQAKIQFVGTAKGLESELIPKAGYEIKHITVSYLRRKISFHNVKSIAKLIKGLVEARRLIKDFNPDVVIGTGGFVCGPVLYMATKLGYKTLIHEQNVFPGLTNRVLGNYVDRIALSFEEAERYFKSKEKLIITGNPIRREFLEISQEEATQKYNSGSKKHLILVVGGSGGAARINETVVNLLKKHPNNDFKILLVTGQRHFETIKLQLGKKQDTLRYNDVLPYLTNMPHALKACDLLICSAGAITIAEVTAVGKPAIIIPKSYTAGNHQEFNAKALEEKGAAIMIKEEVLNADRLYLEITGLLSDKKRLEQMAKASALSAKTQALEMIYAEVISMIKS